The nucleotide window ATGGGTCGATCCGCCCAGTGGACTAAGTCAAGGCTAGTTGCGTGTCCCCAGTGCATGTTGCCCCAGACGGCGTCCCACGGATTATGTTGATAAAAGAGGTGATAAACGCCTTTGTATTGGATCAGCCCGTTGGGGTCGTTCATCCAGTTTTGCGGTGGCGTAAAATGAAAACGAGGCCGATGCGCGTCATTCGAATCAAGACGTGCACGGGCCTCGGTTAATTCTTGTAAAGACGGTAGGTCAGGCTTTTCAGCCGCCTGAATCGTACAGGCAAATACGGCGACAATAATTCCTAAAACGAAACTCGATTTCTTGACCATAGCGCATAGCCTCCAGGCACAACATGAGATGCGCTATCAAGTTAATCCATCAACGCCCAATCATCAACAGAGACAGGCAATACGCCATCAAGAAAATCAAGACGGCGTTCGGTAAATTCCATGATGGTGTCATACGATTCTACGATCTGAGAGCGGCGAAGATTGTCTTTCGAACCGGTGTATTGCTCTTCAAGCGCAAGGTCCGTCAACAGCAGTTGCTCATATTGATCGCAGAGTTCCTGAACGCGCTCCGTTGAAAAGCGCCGTGTCATCTCGCGCCGCACGCGGCGTTTGTATTCTTCATGAAAAGGCTCATGGCGATGGAACGGCCCTGAAATATAGCCTTCCGGTCGTCCATTCCGGGGAGAGAATCCATTCAAGGGAAAATCAACCGGCATCTCGACGAACATCGGAACGCCAGGTTCGGTATAGCCAAACGTCTTATCGCAATCCCAGGGGATGCACTCCCATTTGTTAGCGGGCGCAGGCGCATGATACAAGAACATGTTGTTGAAGAAGCCGTCCCAATTGCTCATTAAGCAGCCTGCGACGGAATAATTCATCACGTTTTCAACATCAAGAAACTTACGTAAGCCTTCTTCTCTCTGCACAGCGCCGGAAACGCGAATGGCTTGATTGAGTTCGTTCAGGTCGGATTGGTCTTCATCAAGGTTGGTTTGTTTTTGAATTCCATTGGGGACATTGTAAGCGACCTTATAGATGTTGGCGTCGCGGTTGCGGTCATTGAGTTCAAGAAAATTTTCATTCGGCTGCTGAATGAGCAAGATTTGTTCATGGCGTTCAAATTGAATGGCCCGATACCACTCCGCCCCGGGAACCATCAAACCGAAACTCTCAAAAATTTTGTAACTGACTTGCTCCACGTGCGGGGTTTGCGGCCCCGAGGTCGTCCCGGCGGGAGGGCTTTCGGGCAGGATATTCAATGTCCGGTTGCCTTCAAATTCCTGCCCTTTTAGAAATTTGATCTTTTTGCCATTGCGCGAATCATAAACGCTTGCGCCGTCATACACCTGCGGCGGACCGTCTAAAGGCTTGAATACGCCGCCGCCAAATTGATCGCCTTGCGACTCCGGCAAATCCATCAGGATGCTGTAATAAACCCAAAACAGCGGGAGCAAGGTTTCGATTTCATTGTCATACACAAAATAGGATTCATACGGACGCGCAGCAGAGCGGTGCGGCCAATAGACCGTGCCGCCCGTGTTGGTCTTCATTTCAAATTTATACCGAACCAGTCGCTGCGAATCTTGAGGAGGAACCCTTACAGAATAGGTCGCAACATCGCCGTTGACCGATTGCCTCTCCATCGCGTAGGTGGAAGCAGCGCTGCCGCCGGAACGACGCGTATTAAAGGTTTGCAGATAGAGTTTCACGCTTGAAATGATTGATGCGCCGTCGAATTCCGAGGTAATCGTCACAAAATCATTCGAGGTTGGATGCTGCGGCGAATGGCTTGTTTGGTTGAGGTATAAATCCGGCGACTCGCCGAAGACCGAATTCTGCGCGCCCGGCGTTCCACTCGAGCTGAGAGACGTACGCCAATTTTTATAATCGTCTGACGGCAATTCGGGCGAAATTTTCTCTAGTGAGGAACCATAGCCGTCCGGGCCAATCGGCCACGGCGCGGCGTCGCTATATTTGAATTCATCGACGATTTCTCCGTTCGCATCTCTTAATAGAATGCGTTCGCCGCTATCAGCGAGTTTACCGATATACGGCCCCGCCAATGCGCTCACGTTGCGAAACGCTGAATGGTTGGGGTCTCGCGCTAGAACAAAATAGTTATTTGCAGGAATAATAGCCCGACGCGGAAATTCATACAAAATGCCTTCCGTAAAAACATAACCGTCTAACCGGATGCTTCTACTTGTTGGGTTATAGAGTTCGATAAACTCTTGCAGCCCGTCTTCTGGCGGGTTGTAGTGAATTTCGTTAATGTAAATCTGCGCCTGGGTAACGATGGCGGTAATCATGAAAAAAGAACAGCTCAATAAAAAATGGCAAAATCGCATTCTGAATTAATCCCTTACACTTAATTATGATCAATAAAATAGAACGATATCAACAACTACACAATATCACAAAGCCGACCAAGCCTCAGGTTGATTGTCAAGAATTCTTCAATTCATTGATATTCACCAGACTAGCCAGTCGTCCTTATGATGATTTATCATTATAGAAGAAACAACTGCTTGAGGGGAGATATCCATGAACGCCAGAGACGCCGCCACCATCGCCTGCCGGGTTTTGGCTGCTTATATCGTTGTTGAATCACTCAATGTACATACACGCGTTTTTTTTATATACAACGCAAATTCAAACCTACAACCTCAATATTACCAGCTATTGCTGATTCCCGTTTTTCTGTTGATCGCTATTTATCTGTGGCGGGAAGGCGGAAATCGAATTTCGAGATCACTTGCGAAGCCTGATGACGAGATCAACTCTGTATTGAACGCTCAGCAATGGGTTTGTTTATTTTTGAGTTTAATTGGTATCTATTTTCTAATCAGCTCAATCTCACGAATATCATACATCGTTTTTCTGATCGCATCTCAATTCGGGACTTCATCCCAATTTATGAGTTCAAACCAATGGCAGATAGGAGAACTTTTATCGTTTTCTGGTGGGCTATTTCAACCGTTTTATGGTCTGATTCTTCTCATTTGCGCTTGGCCCTTGTCCAAGGGATTAATTTACATGCAGTCATTCAAATTTCCCAACCAAAAGAGCTCTGCTGCACTCACAACCCAGTCGCTTGCATTGAGCCTATTGGGGATTTGGCTTCTGGGAAAATTGCTGCCTCAAATTTCCCAATATAGTTCTTTTATTTTCATGTCGCCTCAACCCAACCAATCTGCTTTTACAATATTGTCATTGGGCGCTTGGGTTCAACTGTGTTTCGCCATCGCATTGATCGTTGGTGCGCGGGGGATCGTTGGAATGCTCTATGCACTGCGCGTTTGGGGCAACCCGTTCGCGAAAGAGCGCGAGAATTAGCAACGAGCGTACTATCTGATACGACCGAAGCGTGGGGAGGGCGAGTCTCCCGACGAGCCGCGAAGAATCAAAGCGCTTTCTTTTAACCTCGGCTCATCAGGTCTTAAAGCAAGTTCTACGGTTGGAGGGTGGCAAGGGCAAGGCCGAATGAAATGAGGGCAGCCCTTGATTGCCAACGTATTGATTTATTGATAACGATTTAATGTTCCATAGATTGCTTCAAGGGCTGACGTCGCCAGCCAGCCTTCGTCTGGCTCCGCTCCGCCTTGCCCTTGCCACCCCGCCACCAGGTTTTATCTACGGTTGCACGGGCCTGTCGCGCTCGTGGTCGACGATACAGAAGAAACCAAACGGCTCATCCGCTGTGTTGCATAACTGATGCACCTGCATCGGCTCAATGTAGGCGACGTCCATATTGTTGAGAACCATTTCTTTGTCTTGTAATTTCAAGACGCCGCTGCCGCGCACGCAGATGACTGTATGTGTGTGATTGTGCTTCTCCATACTGCTGAATCCACCGGGCGCGATTTCAAAATAGCGCAGGTCGAACGCCGTCTTCTCGCCGCTCTTACCAATCAACTCACAGCGCGACACATTCTTGAAAGGCAATTCCGACGAGGAATCTTTATACGCTTCCGACTCCCTGCCCTGCCACTGAAATCCTTCTGCAAATTTTAACAACGTCTTGACATTCGCCTTCGACGCCGAGGGTAATTCACAAGCCGAAGCAAAACCTGCGTCGGGTTCTTCCAGGCGCTCATCGAAGTTCTTGCGCACTTCATCCATAAAGGCCTTGGTGCTCTGGGTCAAATCGTCGGAATGGCTAATCAAGGCGCCGCCGATGAGGAACAAGGTCTCTTCGCCGTATTCATGCCCCATCGTAGCGATGTTATCGAATTTCATGCCGCCAGCAGGCGATGGAAACGCGCTTTTGATAGGCCCCATCGGTTCGCGCAGACGGTCGCAGATATCGTGGCAATCCTGTTGAGAGAACGAAAAGCGCCCGCCGTAATTGGGAAAAATCGAAACGTCCGCGCCCAGTAAACGAAACAGCGTTCCAAGAAAGACGCCGTGCGCGATGCCGTGGCGGTCGTCGAAGAAATGCGTCCCCGTAAAACTGGGATGCGCCAGATAACAAAGCGGATAGTTCTCGACCAGATAGCGAAACGTATCAAGCCCAATCGTGAAGGGGCAAATCAAAATTGAAAAAATGCCTTCTTGACTGAGGAAGGTCATCATGCCGTCGAGTTCTTCGACGGGCGCCATTACGTTTGGGCAATACAGCGTCGGGCGACCGGTTTGTTTTTCCGCATCCAAGGTGGCCTGGTGGCAAAGGCTGACGCGGCGCTTAAAGTCTTCAAGCGAACTCTCATGCAAATTGTGGTCGTCTTTAATCATGTCGCCGCCGCCCAGCGCGAAGGCGCGGGTCATGTCTGCGAAAGTTTCCGGCGACGAGCCATAAGGCTTCAACGCTGTCGATAACAAGGGGCGTCCATACACGCCCAAGCGCTTGCGGATACCTTCGATGCCGTGGTTCGGGCCTTTGACCCGGTCTAAAAATGCTTGTGGAAATTCGATATGGTTAATGCGAATATTTTTTTTGAGTGAGATGTTTCCATAAATCAGGTTCAAAAACTGCGGCCACTGATAGCCCGTATGGTCAATGGGATATTCAATGATGGAATCAAACGCGCCATCACAACCTTCGGCAGGTTTAGTAGAACGAACCTTCCCAACCACCTGTTCACGCAATTCTTCTGGAACCAGCTGCTCTGGAACCTCGACCGTTTGTTCATAGGCAATGTCTTTACTGATTTGATCGACTTCAGCCGCATCACAAGTTAAACGGTAGTGTACTTTCAGGCCATCAGACATTCTTTTTATCCCCTTGTTGACAATTGACTGGAGAGCATAGCACCAGCAAATCCGGCTCAATAGTGATATTGCTCATTGAATTTCCAAGCATTCGTTTCTTGACTGGTTTTGTGCAATTTTACGTTACAGCGAAATCCTATATTTTGCGGATATCTCATTTTTTTTGTTACAATCCACAAAAGCATTACACAAAAGCGGGATGCCATGCTATAATCAACATATCTAGTCAAGTAAATTGTTTACTGTAATACCATAATACTACCGGGAAATTGCTATATCATTGGACAGACTGCGTTTTATTTAGATTGGAAGCCTAAGAAAACGCCCCAAAATGAGTAGCCTCCTGGAACATGAATTTAGGAAGCTATGCCTGAGATTCAAGCCCATGAATCGTTGTACGATCACGCCGTCTGCAAATTATTAGACCGCGTCAGCGTAACGCGCACGTCGTTTGAAGAAATGACGGGCACGACCCATCCATGGGAAATAATGAATGGTTCGCTAAATCATGTCCAGAACCAATTTCTCCAAATCGAAAATGATCTAAGCGCCAACCACAAAGACGGTTCGCTCACCTGCGTTAAAACGGCGGAGGGCGCGTTTTGGTTAAACAAGTCCGGCGTTGATACGCTGATGGATGAACTCAACCACACCATCGTCAATGTGACCCAAAAAGGCCCCTCGCCTTTATGGAGCTATACGTCAATTGAACTCTTCACACAAAACCTCGAAAACCTCAAACGCTTAATCATCGCCACCAGCCACGACCGGGTCGAGATCAAGCGCCTCCAGACTCTTTTAAATGGAAACGGCGACAATATTCTGGCGGAGTTAAATAAAGCCAATGCCGCGATGGACGAGTTGCTAACCAAAGTGAAAAACCATGCGCCGCATGTTTCAATCGCGAGCCTTCCTGACGTCGTTTTATTTGAGCGGGCGAAAATTACCTTTGACTTGCTTCAAAAACACGTCAAAACAGAGCAACAACTTGGCTATGACCGCGTGACGCTCAAGCGGGTGTATGATATGTTGGAAGCGCGCTGTGGTTCACGCGTCAAAAATTTCCGCCAACGCATTCAGTCCTTCATGCTGATGTTTCGTGAAGAATTGCGCCAAAGCGAAATACTTCAGCTAATGCTATCTGGGCGCTGGGGCATTTGTCTGGCGACGCTGGATTCTTCGCCGGATTCATTGAATGGACTCACTCGCGTGGTCCGCAAAGAGATCGACTGGTTTACAACCTTTGTATCATCGCGTGAACAAGAGCAAGGCCCAACACCGACCGGAGTCAATGCAGTCGCGATGGCTGAAAAAGCCACAGATTACTTCGAGAACGGTCAGCCGAGCGAAGAAGATTTGGCAGGCCAAGCGCTAACCGATGAAGAAATTCAGAACCTTCTCGCCAGCGATCAGCCAAAAGACAAAAAAGAGATTGAACTGGCCGAGTCAAAAAACACCGAAAAAAAACCAAAAAAAAACAGCCACCGCATGGCGTTTACCTCACGTGGCGGCCGCCGTTAGACACTTTCGGTTCCGTTACTTCATGCTTTCATCCACATAGATGTACATCGCCGCCAACCCGTTTAATGGATAGGATTTTCCGTCTAGAACATGGCGGCCGATTCCATCAACCGCACAGGCAACCACCCACCAGCCCGATTCTGGCAGCGTAATATGAAAGACGCCATTCGGGTCGGTCACCACCACGCGAGTAATGAATGGGTCAGGCGGCAATGCGTCTAGATCAGGCTCTTCGGTCAGATAATGCTCGACCTCAATTTCCGCATCAGCAATTGGCTTATCGCTCATCATTACCCGTCCGGTAAACACGCTTCCCGCCTCTAAACCATAAGGCCGTGTTAATGGAACAATTTCTAACGGTTGTCCGGTGCGTTGGCGCCAACCATCTTGCCGTTCGGTATGCAACGTAATTTTTACGAAGTCCTGGTAGGCGGCGTTATTGCGAGAGACATACGGCTCTGAATCAATGGCGATCAAATAATCGCCAGGTTCGGTGGGTTTGAATTGCCAGACGAGACGCTTAATCTTTTCACCGCGAATTTCTACTGATTCAATCTCCAATGTTTTTGTAATATCAACTTTCGCGTTAGTCGGCGTAATCGCCAAAATTCGCGAAACCGCTTCCGTATCAACCCACTCGCGCTCGTATGGATGCCCATACACATAAAAGAAGTTGACTGTTTGGTTGGCTCTCGCCCAGGGGGTATCGTGTAGCAAAATCGGGAAATGCGCCCAGCCCGAAACCGACACCGCGCCCATAAGAATGATGGAAATCAATATACGCTGCATGTTGCGTCTCCTTTTGTCGATGCTGTATATTCATACTTTTATCAAATTCGTATTACGATTCAAGGGCAAGAAGGCGCAGCAAGAAATATTTCTGTCCCGTTGAACTGAAACCGGGTTTGCGACTACACTTAGTTTCAGAAATCACCTGTAATATAATGCGTGATTAGCAGCAGTTACCTTTTGACAAAGGACGCAAATATGAATTCCATTTACCGCGCCATTTGGGTTTTGGGGGCGCTTTTAATCTTGACTTCGGCGCCGCTTGCGCAACAAACAATTACGGTCGAAATTCCCGGCCTGGCCGATGGCGCCATCCAACTGGAATTGGTGCGCATCCCCGCAGGGACGTTCATCATGGGAACGTCATTAGACGCCAAAGAACGCTGGCCGGAAGAATTTCCGCCCCACCAGGTCACAATTTCAAAAGATTTTTATCTCGGCAAATACGAAGTGACGCAGGCGCAATGGCGCGCCGTGCATGGCGGGACGCCCTCTCGCTATGACTACCCTCTTGATGAGAACCACCCCGTCGAATCAATTTCGATCCGTAACATTGAAGAATTCTTTGAAGACCTCGTTGACGACGGCATCGGACAATTTCGTCTGCCGACCGAAGCCGAGTGGGAATACGCCTGCCGCGCTGGAACGACCACACCGTATTTCTGGGGGGACACCAGCAAGCCCATCAGCTCGTACGCCTGGTATTATTCCAACGCGGGCGGACGCCATCATCCCGTCGGACAAAAATTGCCCAACCCTTGGGGACTGTATGATATGACGGGCAACGCATTCGAGTTTTGCGCGGACTACTGGCGCGAGGGCTTTGAACGCGAGCCTCAAGTCGACCCGTTCGTTGAGCGCGATACCCGCTACCGCGTCATCAAAGGCGGCGGTTACAAAAACAACGCCCACCGTACGCGCCCTGCATGGCGCTATTTAACAGAAGAGACCCGGCGTAATTTTAATTTTGGATTTCGCGTTGCGATGGATATTGAAAATGTTCCTGTGACGCAAACGCGCGTATCAGACTGGTCGATTCACTAAGAAGCCGGGCGTTTCAAGCCCGTGTTTTTCCATCAAGGTTCGGTCCATTAAAATCTCTTCCGTCGGGCCGGAGGCTTGTACGGTTCCTTCGTCAAGCAGAACCACGCGCTCACACGTTTCACAAATCAAGTCGAGATTGTGGCTGGAGATGATCCGGGTCACGGGCAGCGCGTTGAGAATTTTAACCAACTCGCGGCGCCCGCGCGGATCGAGATCGCTTGATGGCTCGTCAAGCAATAAGACCTCAGGCTGCATGGCGAGGATGCCCGCTATCGCGACGCGCCGTTTTTCTCCACCCGATAAATGAAATGGAAGCCTCGGCTTAAACGACTCATCCAACCCGACCTGTTTCATGGCGCCATCAACGCGCGCTTGGGTCTCCTCGATGGATAAGCCCAAATTCAGTGGCCCGAACGCAATGTCATCTTCAACGCTAGCGTGAAACACCTGGTCGTCGGTCTGTTGAAATACGATGCCTAATTTCCTATGCACCTGCTTGCGCCCCTCCGGCGTATTCAAATTGCACCTCGCCACGGAAACGCTTCCATCAAAACGGTCGATCACACCTGCAAGAACATGAAAGAGAGTCGTCTTCCCGGCTCCATTGGGGCCGATCAATCCGACCCGCTGTCCATGTTTAATGTGCAGATTTACGCCTTGCAGCGCCCGGCGTCCGTCGGGATAGCAATATTGCAAATCTGAAATCTCAATCAAACAACTCAATTCAACACTCCAAGCATAAAATCACCATATAGGATCACCGCAACTGACGCGAGACAGACGACCAGTTTGATTCCATCCATCGGCTGTGCGGCAAATGAATGCAAGCGCTGCAAGCGCCCATCATACCCGCGACATTTCATGGCGCGATGGACGCGCTCAGTGCGTTCGAGACTTCGCACCAGCGTCATGCCGATAACGTTCGCCCAGGTTTGATACACGCGTATGGAAGCGCGGTTCTGAAACGCGCGCACTGACAGCGCACAACGAATGCGTAAAAACTCCATCCACAATGTGTGGATATACCGAAACGTCAACATGGTAATCTGTACCAACGACTTTGGACAATACAGCGCTTCAATGGCGTGCAGCAAGTGGTTCATCGGGGTGGTGTAGATCAATGCAATTGAAAACGAAACGATGGCCGTCGCCCGCAGGTACAACAGCCCGGCAAGTTCCAACCCTTCGCGCGTCATGGCGTATCCTGACAACAACGGTTCTCCCGGCGTCGTAAACGGTAATACAACAAAACAGGGGAGCAAAAAAATATGGACTGCGCCCAAGCGGGTGAGCAATATCCGCAACGGCAACCCCGCCGCCGCGAGCGTCAATAAGGAAATGACAAACGCGATACAGGCGCCGGTAAGCGTATGAACGGATGCGCTTACGCCCGCAATCAAGACAAACGCGACAAATTTCCAGCGCGCGTCCCAACGATGCAGCGTAGAATCGAGTTGAGCGCAATGTTCGATATCAAGATTCAAAATGGTCTAACCGTTTTTCAATCGCGCGAAGGCGTTGATCCGCCCGATAAGCAAACCAGGCGGCCATCAGGCTCGTGATAAAAATAAACCCAATGATTATTTTCACAGGCTGTCCCAATTGATTTTGAGCCGTGCTGCCCGCATAAGTTGAATTGGCTGCGGAGTGAACATGCGCCGCGTCTCCATTTTCAAGACTGGCTTCCTGTGATGAAGCGCGCAATGCGGTCAGATCATCTTGCGTTACTTGCAGCTCATTTTGATGACCGCGCCCGGCAAACACTCGGATATTAAACGGACTTTGCTGGGGCAGCGCCGCGCGGTATATCCCTTGTTCATCCATCTTGTCCTGATGAATGACCTCACCGTCTTCTGACAACAAGGTCACTTCGGCGCCTGCGGTGGGTTCGTCTCTTCCCATCCAGGCTTCAATCACCAGTTCGTTTCCATCCAGCGAATAAGCGATATCCAACCGATGGCAATAGGCGGGAGAGACCATACAAGTGATAAAGATAGCTGCGATAAGAACCTGCTTCAATTGACTTCACCTGATTTAAAATTTATTTCCATTTCATTGTATTACGAATTTGGAAATGGTGTGAAGAGTCGTGGAACCGGCTACGCATCCGGTCATATCGCATGCCGCAAAAAAAACCATTAGAAACAGGCGATTATTCTCATTCACCCGAATGGAAATCCCCAAAAAAAAATGTTGACATTGGATTAAAAAGGGGGTAGCTTCTTATACAGATGAGACAGAGCGGTTGGTTCCGCGTGAACTCAGCCAAGGTCTCAACCGGGAGGGCGACTGGTATCGCCCCAAGAGGCAAGGCCGATTGTGAAACGGTGGGCCTCAGCACATACCCCATCACGAATTGATGGGACATAAGAAAGGTTAGGCGTTAATGATTGGAGAAACGCCGCCGGACGTGTAACGAAGGGGCCATCCGTCCAAATCAGGTGGCTCCTTCCTCTGTGAGAACTGAATGTGCGCCCTCTAACAAATTCAAAACCACCCAATCTTTCCGTTCCCAAATTCAATATTTCATTTAGTATTGTAACTGGAAACAAACAATTCAAGATCGGCGCCCCATTCCACCAACGCAATTTCGTCCCTATAATATCAGCCATCAGATCAGCAGGTGCAAATGCCGCGAATGAATTAACCAATCATTCAAATCGCCCCGCTGTGAGCCCAACAACACGAACCTTCATACGGCGGCAAACACTGCTTTACCCTATGTGAGGATTTTTTTGTTTATGAAACTGCCAACGATTATTCAAGGGGGCATGGGCGTCGGCGTCTCCAACTGGAACCTTGCTAAGACTGTTTCGAAGATGGGACAGCTTGGCGTTGTGTCAGGAACGGCGCTTGATTCGGTCTTTGCCCGCCGCTTGCAACATGGCGACCCGGGTGGACATATCAAACGGGCGCTCGATCATTTTCCCGTTTCAGAAATTGCCCAGCGGGTCTACGACAAATATTTTATCCCTTGCGGCAAAGCGATCGATCAGGCGTTCAAACGCATTCCCATGCAATCGTTAACGCCCAACCGGCTTCTGCAAGAAATCACCATCTGCGCCAATTTTGTCGAAGTCTTCCTCGCCAAAGAAGGCCACGACGGAAAAGTCGGCATTAACTACCTAGAAAAAATCCAGATGCCCAACCTCGCCTCCATTTATGGAGCAATGCTTGCGGGCGTTGATTATATATTGATGGGAGCGGGCATCCCGCGTGAGATTCCCGGCGTCTTGGATAAATACGTCAACCATGAAGCGGCGGAACTCAAAGTGAAGATCGACAATTCAGACGAATCGGTCTGTATGCGTTTTGATCCACAAGCCATTGTCGGAAAACTATCCGAGTCTCTCCATCGGCCTAATTTTCTCGCCATCATCTCATCTGCGACGCTCGCGATCACATTAGCCAAAAAATCCACCGGCAAAGTCAACGGCTTTGTGGTTGAAGGCTACGATGCGGGCGGACACAATGCGCCCCCGCGCGGGCAGTTGAAGATTGATGATAACGGCGAACCGATTTATGGCGAGAAAGATGAAATTGATCTGCAAAAAATTGGCAACCTTGGTTTGCCTTTCTGGCTGGCAGGGTCGTATGGCTCGCCAGAGCGTATTCAAGAAGCCTTAGATGACGGCGCTGCCGGAGTCCAACTCGGAACGCCGTTCGCCTTCTGCCGCGAGTCTGGTATCGAAGAACATGTAAGACAACAAGTGGTTGAAAAAATTCTCAATGATGAAGTGGACGTTTTAACCGACGCCAAAGCCTCACCGACAGGGTTCCCGTTTAAAGTCGTACAAACCGAAGGCACCCTCTCAAATAACGAATTGTATCAACAACGCCCACGCATCTGCGACCTCGGCTATTTGCGGACGCCCTTTAAAAGCGAAGCGGGCGAAATCGGCTATCGCTGCCCCTCCGAACCCGTTGAAGATTATGTTCGCAAAGAAGGCGACCCCGAAGCGACCAAGGGGCGTAAGTGCCTCTGTAACGGGCTGTTCGCCAACATCGGGCAAAGCCAAGTGCAGCGCACAGGCTATGTAGAAAAGCCCTTGCTCACATCAGGCAAAGATTTATCTGTCATCAAACAGTTCATCAAAGACGGCGAAACTTCCTATTCAGCCGTTGATGTGATTCGCGCTCTATGCCCGCAACCTCAACTAGAGCCCGCTATCGCATAAGTTTCCACACCAAACTGACTATTTTTGAAATGAATTGACCAAGGCGAAACCTTTTATAGGCTTCGCCTTGATCCTTGTATGGGATTTTTTATACAATCCTCCTAGAGAATTGTTTTTGTTATTATTCGGGAGGAAAAAAGAATGGCCGATAACGGCGCATTAGAATCTATGTCAACACGGCTCGAT belongs to Candidatus Hinthialibacter antarcticus and includes:
- a CDS encoding CotH kinase family protein yields the protein MITAIVTQAQIYINEIHYNPPEDGLQEFIELYNPTSRSIRLDGYVFTEGILYEFPRRAIIPANNYFVLARDPNHSAFRNVSALAGPYIGKLADSGERILLRDANGEIVDEFKYSDAAPWPIGPDGYGSSLEKISPELPSDDYKNWRTSLSSSGTPGAQNSVFGESPDLYLNQTSHSPQHPTSNDFVTITSEFDGASIISSVKLYLQTFNTRRSGGSAASTYAMERQSVNGDVATYSVRVPPQDSQRLVRYKFEMKTNTGGTVYWPHRSAARPYESYFVYDNEIETLLPLFWVYYSILMDLPESQGDQFGGGVFKPLDGPPQVYDGASVYDSRNGKKIKFLKGQEFEGNRTLNILPESPPAGTTSGPQTPHVEQVSYKIFESFGLMVPGAEWYRAIQFERHEQILLIQQPNENFLELNDRNRDANIYKVAYNVPNGIQKQTNLDEDQSDLNELNQAIRVSGAVQREEGLRKFLDVENVMNYSVAGCLMSNWDGFFNNMFLYHAPAPANKWECIPWDCDKTFGYTEPGVPMFVEMPVDFPLNGFSPRNGRPEGYISGPFHRHEPFHEEYKRRVRREMTRRFSTERVQELCDQYEQLLLTDLALEEQYTGSKDNLRRSQIVESYDTIMEFTERRLDFLDGVLPVSVDDWALMD
- a CDS encoding RuBisCO large subunit C-terminal-like domain-containing protein; translated protein: MSDGLKVHYRLTCDAAEVDQISKDIAYEQTVEVPEQLVPEELREQVVGKVRSTKPAEGCDGAFDSIIEYPIDHTGYQWPQFLNLIYGNISLKKNIRINHIEFPQAFLDRVKGPNHGIEGIRKRLGVYGRPLLSTALKPYGSSPETFADMTRAFALGGGDMIKDDHNLHESSLEDFKRRVSLCHQATLDAEKQTGRPTLYCPNVMAPVEELDGMMTFLSQEGIFSILICPFTIGLDTFRYLVENYPLCYLAHPSFTGTHFFDDRHGIAHGVFLGTLFRLLGADVSIFPNYGGRFSFSQQDCHDICDRLREPMGPIKSAFPSPAGGMKFDNIATMGHEYGEETLFLIGGALISHSDDLTQSTKAFMDEVRKNFDERLEEPDAGFASACELPSASKANVKTLLKFAEGFQWQGRESEAYKDSSSELPFKNVSRCELIGKSGEKTAFDLRYFEIAPGGFSSMEKHNHTHTVICVRGSGVLKLQDKEMVLNNMDVAYIEPMQVHQLCNTADEPFGFFCIVDHERDRPVQP
- a CDS encoding DUF4198 domain-containing protein, with product MQRILISIILMGAVSVSGWAHFPILLHDTPWARANQTVNFFYVYGHPYEREWVDTEAVSRILAITPTNAKVDITKTLEIESVEIRGEKIKRLVWQFKPTEPGDYLIAIDSEPYVSRNNAAYQDFVKITLHTERQDGWRQRTGQPLEIVPLTRPYGLEAGSVFTGRVMMSDKPIADAEIEVEHYLTEEPDLDALPPDPFITRVVVTDPNGVFHITLPESGWWVVACAVDGIGRHVLDGKSYPLNGLAAMYIYVDESMK
- a CDS encoding formylglycine-generating enzyme family protein, whose amino-acid sequence is MNSIYRAIWVLGALLILTSAPLAQQTITVEIPGLADGAIQLELVRIPAGTFIMGTSLDAKERWPEEFPPHQVTISKDFYLGKYEVTQAQWRAVHGGTPSRYDYPLDENHPVESISIRNIEEFFEDLVDDGIGQFRLPTEAEWEYACRAGTTTPYFWGDTSKPISSYAWYYSNAGGRHHPVGQKLPNPWGLYDMTGNAFEFCADYWREGFEREPQVDPFVERDTRYRVIKGGGYKNNAHRTRPAWRYLTEETRRNFNFGFRVAMDIENVPVTQTRVSDWSIH
- a CDS encoding ATP-binding cassette domain-containing protein, giving the protein MSCLIEISDLQYCYPDGRRALQGVNLHIKHGQRVGLIGPNGAGKTTLFHVLAGVIDRFDGSVSVARCNLNTPEGRKQVHRKLGIVFQQTDDQVFHASVEDDIAFGPLNLGLSIEETQARVDGAMKQVGLDESFKPRLPFHLSGGEKRRVAIAGILAMQPEVLLLDEPSSDLDPRGRRELVKILNALPVTRIISSHNLDLICETCERVVLLDEGTVQASGPTEEILMDRTLMEKHGLETPGFLVNRPV
- the cbiQ gene encoding cobalt ECF transporter T component CbiQ gives rise to the protein MNLDIEHCAQLDSTLHRWDARWKFVAFVLIAGVSASVHTLTGACIAFVISLLTLAAAGLPLRILLTRLGAVHIFLLPCFVVLPFTTPGEPLLSGYAMTREGLELAGLLYLRATAIVSFSIALIYTTPMNHLLHAIEALYCPKSLVQITMLTFRYIHTLWMEFLRIRCALSVRAFQNRASIRVYQTWANVIGMTLVRSLERTERVHRAMKCRGYDGRLQRLHSFAAQPMDGIKLVVCLASVAVILYGDFMLGVLN
- a CDS encoding nitronate monooxygenase, translating into MKLPTIIQGGMGVGVSNWNLAKTVSKMGQLGVVSGTALDSVFARRLQHGDPGGHIKRALDHFPVSEIAQRVYDKYFIPCGKAIDQAFKRIPMQSLTPNRLLQEITICANFVEVFLAKEGHDGKVGINYLEKIQMPNLASIYGAMLAGVDYILMGAGIPREIPGVLDKYVNHEAAELKVKIDNSDESVCMRFDPQAIVGKLSESLHRPNFLAIISSATLAITLAKKSTGKVNGFVVEGYDAGGHNAPPRGQLKIDDNGEPIYGEKDEIDLQKIGNLGLPFWLAGSYGSPERIQEALDDGAAGVQLGTPFAFCRESGIEEHVRQQVVEKILNDEVDVLTDAKASPTGFPFKVVQTEGTLSNNELYQQRPRICDLGYLRTPFKSEAGEIGYRCPSEPVEDYVRKEGDPEATKGRKCLCNGLFANIGQSQVQRTGYVEKPLLTSGKDLSVIKQFIKDGETSYSAVDVIRALCPQPQLEPAIA